From the genome of Watersipora subatra chromosome 9, tzWatSuba1.1, whole genome shotgun sequence:
ACCTGAATTCAATAAAACCTTTTGTAGTAAAAAGAGATTGCCGCATTGTATCAGTATAATCGATGTCTAGGCAGAAAggcaaaaactaatttttttacgCTACTGAGGCAATTTAGCAATATTCAACAATTTTGCATAAAGTAGGTTTATTGTGAGCGTCAGTTTCTATAGTTGGTGTTCTAAAAGATTTCTAGAGTCGAGTGATTGTTGAAAACTTTTTACCAAAATAAGTCATCTTAATTATCAAAATATAGTCTATGATGTGGCTTATAAAGAACATGTCAAAGGACCTTGATTACATCAATTGATACAGGAATACAAATGATTGATTATGATGTAAAACGCTGTCAGGCTTATAGTTACAGTTATTTAAGTTTTGCTctaaaaatctcaaaatttaTAAACCCTGATTGCCCTGTAAACATACCGTAAACTATTGCCCTGAAAAAATAATATGGATGGTAACTAATGTGCTtcataaaagattgctttgtgCAGAGCCGAAACTCGATGCTCCTAGTGTAGTAGCCCGCCACTCCCTCTCCTGCACTTATCAACTGCACTGATCAACTACATTTTTAACCCCCTTATTAACCACCTAATTAACCGCCTAATTAACCGCCTAATTAACTGCCTCATTAACTGCGTTATCAACTGCCTTATCAACCGCCTTATTAACCACCTTATCAACCACCTTATCAACCACCTTATTAACCACCTTATCAACCACCTTATCAACCACCTTATCAACCACCTTATTAACCACCTTATCAACCACCTTATCAACCACCTTATCAACCACCTTATCAACCACCTTATTAACCACCTTATTAACCACCTTATCAACTGCCTTATCAACCCCCTTATTAACCACCTAATTAACCGCCTAATTAACCGCCTAATTAACTGCCTCATTAACTGCGTTATCAACTGCCTTATCAACCGCCTTATTAACCACCTTATCAACCACCTTATTAACCGCCTTATCAACCGCCTTATTAACCACCTTATCAACCACCTTATCAACCACCTTATCAACCGCCTCATTAACCACCTTATCAACCACCTTATCAACCACCTTATCAACCACCTTATTAACCACCTTATTAACCACCTTATCAACTGCCTTATCAACCACCTTATTAACCACCTTATCAACCACCTTATCAACCACCTTATTAACCACCTTATTAACCACCTTATCAACCACCTTATCAACCACCTTATTAACCACCTTATCAACCACCTTATCAACCACCTTATTAACCACCTTATTAACCACCTTATCAACTGCCTTATCAACCACCTTAATAACCACCTTATCAACCACCTTATCAACCACCTTATTAACCACCTTATTAACCACCTTATCAACCACCTTATCAACCACCTTATTAACCACCTTATCAACCACCTTATTAACCACCTTATTAACCACCTTATTAACCACCTTATCAACCACCTTATCAACCACCTTATTAACCACCTTATCAACCACCTTATCAACCACCTTATTAACCCCCTTATTAACCACCCTATCAACCATCTTGTCAACCACCTTATCAACCACCTTATCAACCGCCTTATCAACCACCTTATTAACCACCTTATCAACCACCTTATTAACCACCTTATCAACCACCTTATTAACCACCTTATCAACCACCTTATTAACCACCTTATCAACCGCCTTATCAACCACCTTATTAACCACCTTATCAACCACCTTATTAACCACCTTATCAACCGCCTTATCAACTGCCTTATCAACCGCCTTATTAACCACCTTAACAACCACCTTATCAACCACCTTATCAACCGCCTTATTAACCACCTTATCAACCACCTTATCAACCACCTTATCAACCACCTTATTAACCACCTTATTAACCACCCTATCAACCACCTTATCAACCACCTTATCAACCGCCTTATTAACCACCTTATCAACCACCTTATCAACCACCTTATCAACCGCCTTATTAACCACCTTATCAACCACCTTATCAACCACCTTATCAACCACCTTATCAACCGCCTTATTAACCACCTTATCAACCACCTTATCAACCACCTTATCAACCACCTTATCAACCACCTTATTAACCACCTTATCAACCACCTTATCAACCACCTTATTAACCACCTTATTAACCGCCTTAACAACCACCTTATCAACCACCTTATTAACCACCTTATCAACCACCTTATCAACCACCTTATTAACCGCCTTATCAACCACCTTATCAACCACCTTATTAACCACCTTATCAACCACCTTATTAACCACCTTATCAACCACCTTGTCAACCACCTTATCAACCGCCTTATCAACCGCCTTATCAACCGCCTTATCAACCACCTTGTTAATCGCCTCACCAACCACCTTATCAACCACCTTATTAACCACCTTATCAACCACCTTATCAACCACCTTATCAAACACCTTATCAACCACCTTATCAACCACCTTATCAACTACTTTATCAAACGCTTTACTAACTGACTTATCAACCACTTTTGGTGCTTGCAGAATTTTTACTGCAATAAGAAAAGTGTTTCATGGTTTTAAACAATTCTCAAATGGTGGAATTTTTATGAGAACAATTTGTCAGAGCTCTACACATCATCTATGTCATGTTTGATGTAACAGAGCATGCTGGCTTCAAGCAAAACCCGACAATACAACCGTGGAATTTGGTTTCGCTGAACATCCGCAACAATCTATCTAATTAAAAACTGGATGAAGTTTACTTACATGCATTTAGGACTGTATCTATTAATGAACACAATCATAATTTTTTGTCATAAAAGTAGTGTCGCAATATGCATTAAAAACTATGCAGATGCTATGGACTATCTGcttaaaaatcaacaaaatcttgAACAACTGCGGAATTACTGGTTGTTCATTATTGAAAACTGGTTACAATCAATGCAATGGTCTAGTTGTTTTTAGCAACCCACTGTATCAGACAGTTTTATTGTTCGTGTGGCCCAGCATATGATGCAACAAAGATAGTTTCGGTTATAGGTATAATAGACACAGCTCGTCTGAAAATTATACATTAATGATTTGGGATGAAGAAAAGACTGAAACTCTCTATGAAATTTCACCTAACCGGATAGCAAAAAGATTTCAATTTCATCCTATTTTCCACGGAGGAGAATACAAGTGTGAAATAGAGGCTTTCAACTTTCCACCCACGATGAGTCGGAACAGTTTGAGCTTTGAAAGTAAGTCAAAAatacttaaagcacataaattacataatttttttattgtatatctcaatacatcaaagtcttggcttttgaatgagcctatattcaatacacaaaaaataatagaactattaaaagtCATAAAGATTTAATACAATGTCACTAAAATGACGTTTCTCACCAATTGAAAAACTTTTTCCGATTAATCTTTTAAGATTGGCAGTAGAACTAGCTTATAATATGTTTGCCTGccacataaaaaattaatttttttaaacggataaattaatttttgaaatttttaattgtttttttaaaacttttgttcaATGACCACTGGCTCGTTGTCGTTAGGCTCGGTTTTATGTAACTTTAAAAGAGATTTAGATAGCCAACTATCACATCAAGACTGTCAAAACAAACTGCAACGACAAAAAGAATTCCTTAGATgcacaatttttataaaataaatttaagtcaTTGCGCATTGTTTAAATAAGGCTTAACTATATTGCATCACTATTATACTAATTATACTACTTAAGTAAATTCTT
Proteins encoded in this window:
- the LOC137405282 gene encoding S-antigen protein-like, giving the protein MAFNILKLVNAKVLLKILQAPKVVDKSVSKAFDKVVDKVVDKVVDKVFDKVVDKVVDKVVNKVVDKVVGEAINKVVDKAVDKAVDKAVDKVVDKVVDKVVNKVVDKVVNKVVDKVVDKAVNKVVDKVVDKVVNKVVDKVVVKAVNKVVNKVVDKVVDKVVNKVVDKVVDKVVDKVVDKVVNKAVDKVVDKVVDKVVDKVVNKAVDKVVDKVVDKVVNKAVDKVVDKVVDRVVNKVVNKVVDKVVDKVVDKVVNKAVDKVVDKVVVKVVNKAVDKAVDKAVDKVVNKVVDKVVNKVVDKAVDKVVNKVVDKVVNKVVDKVVNKVVDKVVNKVVDKAVDKVVDKVVDKMVDRVVNKGVNKVVDKVVDKVVNKVVDKVVDKVVNKVVNKVVNKVVDKVVNKVVDKVVDKVVNKVVNKVVDKVVDKVVIKVVDKAVDKVVNKVVNKVVDKVVDKVVNKVVDKVVDKVVNKVVNKVVDKVVDKVVNKVVDKAVDKVVNKVVNKVVDKVVDKVVDKVVNEAVDKVVDKVVDKVVNKAVDKAVNKVVDKGNSLRIRQEKARARERDRKKAREREREKERESEREREGAKESKIEQERKSARARESEKIGREREREGERERKIVGERESERKRAKDQENCG